One Nocardioides dongkuii genomic window, CGACGACGACCTGGGCCACGAGCAGCAGCACGGTCAGCCAGTGCAGCGACTTGGTGACCCCGCCGTAGCCGTACGGTCCGTTGAGGAGGGGCACGCCCGCACCGTACCGCCGGGCGCGCCGCTCAGACGGGAGTGATCGGGAGCGACCGGCGCGGCTCGAAGACGAACGCCGCCCCCGTGCTGAACCGGGTCACCGCGACCTCGCCGGCCTCCGGCGCCGGGTCCGCCCCCTCGACGACGCGCAGGGTCCAGTCGCGCTCCGACCCGGTCACCTCGACGTCGAGGCGCGGGTCCACGCCCCTCACCAGCGCCTCGAGCGGCGCGGTCGACCCCGGGCCGCACAGGGCGACCCAGGCGCCGTCGGCCTGCGCGTCGGAGTCGTCCGGATCGGTGTGCACGGTGAGGACGCCCTCGGCGACCGACGCCCCGACGTACGCCGCGGGGTTGAGGAGCGGGTGCAGCTCGAGGACCCGCAGCGCGCCCTCGGCGCCGCCCGGCAGGCCCAGCGCGCGGTGGATCCGCTCGGCGGCGATCCCGGCGATCCCGGTCAGCTGCTTGAGGCACACCTCGCGCAGCTGCTCCTGGTCGGCGGCGCGCTGCTCGACCGCGTGCACGAAGGAGAGGTTCAGCAGCTGCATCTGCAGGCACACCTCGTCGGCGATCCGGACCAGCGCCGAGCGCGAGAACGCCGCGAAGTCGAGGTCGGCGAGCAGCGGACCGGTGTAGTCGCCGGCGCCCTCGTCGGCCGGGTCGATGGGGTCGAGCTCGACGGTGGCGGCCCGGGTCGCGGCGACCACGTGGAAGGCGGGGAGCGGGGAGACCGGCGGGTGGGACTCGTCGATGTCGACGGTCCAGCGGCAGTGCGGCTTCCGGCCGGCGGGCACCCGCGGCGGCCGGTGCACCGGGCGCACCTGGGCGCGCGGGTTCGTGGCGACCGCCGTGGCGTCGAACGTCGGGTCCTCGATGTCGTGGCACATCGAGCGGACGAACTCCGGGCCCATCGGCTCGACGTCCATGAGCGCGCCGCAGTGGTCGAGGTGGAACTCGCCGTGCCAGGGGTCGTGGACGGTGTAGCGGAAGTCCATGAACTGCGGCGGGGCGCCGATGTCGAGCTGCAGGCCCTTGAAGATCGTGACCACGTCGCCGTGGTTCGGCACCGGCGGCTCGTAGCCGAGCGCCCGCTGCATCCGGCGGGTGTAGATCGGGCTCGCGCCCGCCCACTCCTCGATGGCGATCTGCGCCATCGCCTCGCGCCCGAACGCGGAGATGCACCACGCCATCCCGGACCGGTCGATGAGCTGCCCGATGAGGAGCAGCTCCGGCACGAGCACGGCGAGCTCGGCGCGGGACAGGTCGGCGTAGCGGCTGGTCATGGGCCGATCGTCGGTCACCCCGGGCCGGGTGTCAACAGTGTTGACAGCGCGTGTCCGTAGAGCGCGGCGACGGCGGCCGGGTCGGCTGCCAAGACCACCGGGTCCTCGAGGATGACCAGCGCCTCGAGCAGGCCCCCCACCTGGGCCGCGACCAGGTGCGCGCGCAGTTCGGCGTCCGGGCCGGTGAGCCGCGCGGCGAGCGGCCGGGCCAGGGTGGCCTCCATCGCGGCGACCAGGCGCTCGCGCACCGGGGCGCTGTCGGAGGCACGGATCATCGCGCGGTACGGCGTGCGCAGGACGCCGGCCATCCGGTCCTCCAGCACCAGCGCGACCAGCCGCTCGCCCATCCCCTCGAACGGGCCCTCGAGCGCCGGGGCGAACGGCCCGTCCACCTCGACGGTCTCCAGGAACAGCTGCTCCTTGGACCCGAAGTGCCGGATCACCAGCGACGGGTCGATCCCCGCGGCCGCGGCGACCCCGCGGACCGACGTGGCGGCGTACCCGGCGGCCATGAACTGCTGCCGCGCCGCGGCGGCGATCGCGTCCCTGGTCGGCCCCTCGGTCACGGCGCCCACCGTAGCGGGGCAGGACGGGCGCCGAATGGGTAACGGAGGACCCATGAGGACACGCACCCTGGGCAACGACACCGTCGGCCGGCACGAGGTGGGCGCCATCGGGCTCGGCCTGATGACGTTCGACCAGACCGGCACGCAGCCGCGCGAGCAGCTCGCCGACACCGTGCGCGCCGCGGTCGACGCGGGCGTCACGCTGTTCGACACCGCCGACGCCTACGGGCCGGGCGAGGAGAAGGGCGCGGGCGCGCAGGGCGAGAACGAGCGGCTGATCGCCTCGCTGCTCGACGAGCTCGGGGTCCGCGACCGGGTGCTGCTGGCCACGAAGGGCGGCCACGTGCGCACCGACGGCGGCGGCTGGGCGACCGACTCGACGCCGGCACACCTGCGGGCGGCGGTCGACGCCAGCCTGGAGCGGCTCGGGGTCGAGCAGATCGCGCTGTGGCAGCACCACCGGCCCGACCCGGACGTGCCGTACGACGAGGTGATCGGCACGCTCAAGGAGATCGCCGACTCCGGCAAGGTGCGGATGGTCGGGCTCTCGAACGCCGACCCGGACCAGATCCGGGCCGCGCACGCGGTCCTCGGCGAGAGCCTGGTCAGCGTGCAGAACCAGTTCTCCCCCGCGTTCCGCAGCAGCCGACCGGAGATCGACGTCTGCGAGGAGCTCGGGCTCGCGTTCCTGCCGTGGAGCCCGCTGGGCGGCCTCGGGTCGGCGAAGGACCTGGCCGAGAAGCACCCGGCGTACGCCGAGGTGGCCGACGCGCACGGCGTCAGCCCCCAGCAGGTCGCCCTGGCCTGGGAGCTCGCGCAGTCGCCGGTCGTGATCCCGATCCCCGGCGCGAAGCGGCCGCAGTCGATCCTCGACTCCGCCGCCGCGGCGGACCTCGAGCTCAGCGCCGAGGAGGTCGCGCGCCTCGACGCCGGGTGACGCCGGCGCTCCGGACCCCGGCCCTCAGCGGGTCGTCGTCGCCGTGACGGTGGTGGCGTGCGGGAGCACGGTTCGTCGGCGGGGCCGTCCCAGCCGCAGGACGCAACAGGCGGCAGCCGTCACCAGGCCCAGGACGACAGCGACCATCGGGGTCGCCCCGCGTGGCGTGAGCGTCGCAGTCCCCGGGTCGGAGGAGTCGTAGTAGACGACGACGGAGCCATCCCGCCGGTAGAGCGGCTCGTAGCCGCACCACTCCTGTCCGCGAGGAGACTGGAAACGGTAGGAGGTGCCACGGACCTTGTAGGTGACCGTGAGGTAGCACTGCTGTCCGTCCAGCCGGAACCCGAACCCTGCGACGTCGCCGACCGTCGAGGCGTCGGTGCTAGGCACCCGCAGGATGCCGACGACGCCGAATGCTGCGACGGCGAGGCTGAGGAGCAGCCACCGGAAGAACTCTGAGCGCAGGATCCTCACCGACCGGATGGTCGCACCGCACGGAACCGCTGCGCAGCGGTTTCCGCACGTCCGTGAGGACTAGAGCGTGGTCATCTTCGAGAACGGGCTCGGCACGCGGACCGTCTGGTTCCCGAAGTCGACGGTGACCGCGTGCGCCTCGAGGCCGACGACCCGGCCCACGCCGTACGCGTCGTGCGAGACGTGGTCGCCGATCGCGAACTCCTCGATCACCGGCTCGGGGTCCGGCTTGAACGGGCTGCTGGCGAGGTGACGACGCTTCGGGGCAGATGAGGTTGTCATTGACACCAGTATGCGCCTTGGACGCTCCTGCGGCTAACTTTCAGCCGACCGAGCGGTCGCCGGTCCAGAAACGCGCCCGCAGCGCCTTCTTGTCCGGCTTGCCCAACCCGGTCAGCGGCAGGGCATCGACGGCGATCACCTGCTTCGGCGCCTGCACCGAGCCCTTGCGGTCCTTGACCATCGCCTGGATCTCCGCGACGACCCCCTCGGTGAGCTCCTCGCCCTCGCGCATCACGACGATCGCGGTGACCGCCTCGCCGAACTTCTCGTGCGGCGTCCCGATCACCCCGACCTGCGCGACCGCCGGGTGCTCGGCGACGACGTCCTCGACCTCGCGCGGGAAGACGTTGAAGCCACCGGTGACGATCATGTCCTTGGTGCGGTCCACGATGTACCAGAACCCGTCCTCGTCCTCCCGGGCCACGTCGCCGGTGTGCATCCACCCGTCCCGGAAGGTCTCGGCGGTGGCCTCCGGCAGGTTCCAGTAGCCGCCCGCGAGCAGCGGCCCGGCCACGCAGATCTCCCCCGGCTCGCCGACCGGCACCGGGTTGCCCTCCTCGTCGAGCAGCGCCGTGCGCAGGAACGCCGAGGGCCGCCCGCAGGAGGCCAGCCGACGGTCGTCGCCGGTGACGTGGTCCTGCTTGGCAAGGTAGGTGATGACCATCGGCGCCTCGGACTGGCCGTAGTACTGGGCGAAGATCGGCCCGAACCGGTCGATGGCCTCCTTGAGCCGCACCGGGTTGATGGCCGAGGCGCCGTAGTAGACCGTCTCGAGCGAGGACAGGTCGCGGGTGTGCGAGTCGGGGTGGTCCATCAGCGCGTAGAGCATCGAGGGCACCAGCATGGTCGCCGTGATCTTCTGCTCCTCGATCGTGCGGAGCACCTCGGCCGGGTCGAACTTCGCGAGCACGTAGAGGCAGCCGCCCTTGAGCACGATCGGCACGAAGAACGCCGCGCCGGCGTGCGAGAGCGGGGTGCACATCAGGAAGCGCGGCGACTCCGGCCACTCCCACTCCCCCATCTGCACCTGGGTCATCGTGGACATCGCGCGGGTGGTGCCGATGACGCCCTTCGGCTTGCCGGTAGTGCCGCCGGTGTAGGTGATCGAGACGACGTGGTCGGGGTCGAGGGTCACCGCCTCGAGCGGCCGCGGGTCGTACGCCGCGGCGGCGGCGTTCAGGTCGTGCCCGACGTGGCTGAGCTCGTCGGGGACGGGGCCGATCGTGAGCACCTTCTCCAGCTTCGGGCACCGCTCGAGCAGGCCGAGCGCCCGCTCCACGAACATCGGCACCGGGTCGATGGTGAGCGTGGTGATCTCGGCGTCGTTGATGACGTAGGCGTGGTCCTCGAGCGAGCCCAGCGGGTGCAGCGACGTGCGCCGGTAGCCCTGGGTCTGGCCGGCGCCGATGATGAACAGGACCTCGGGCCGGTTGAGCGCCAGCAGCGCCCCGGCGGTGCCGCGCCCGGCCCCCAGCGACTCGAACGCCTGGATGTACTGGCTGACCCGCGCGGCCGTCTCGCCGCCGGTCAGCGTCGTCTCCCCCAGGTGCATCACGGGCTTGTCGCGGTGCCGCTTGAGCGCGGCCGCCATCAGGTGGCCGTTGTGGGTCCCGACACGCATCTCGTCCGTCATGGAACGGACACTAGAACGTGTTCCAGTTGTGCGCCAGGGTTGCGGAAGGGTTGCGGAAGGGTTGCGGAGGGTCAGACGACCTCGCGCTCGTCGCCCTCGTCGGCTTCCTCGGCGTCGGCCTCGTCGACGGACCAGGTCAGCTGGAACTCGATCTCCTCCTCGCCGTCCTCGCGCTCGTGCTCGATGGAGAACTCCGCGCGGGCCGGCACCCGGACGCGCTCGCCTGCGATCTGGATGCGGAAGGACGTGCCCTGCTCGAGCGCGTCGGCCAGCCGACGCAGCTTGGCGACGACCTCCTCGGTCGCGTAGATCTTCTCGACGTCCCGGTCCTGCTTGGCCATGCCGACTCCTTCGTCCTCACGGACGCCGCCGTCGGCGCCCGGCGCCCACCGTAGGGGACGCCGCGGACATCCAGGTCAGGCCAGCAGCTCCGCGACCCGGCGTACGTCCTCGGGCGAGCGGAAGCTGAGCATCAGCGTGGTCACGCCGGTCTCCTCCCAGGCCGCCACCTTCTCCCGCACCTCGCCCTCGGTGCCCACGATGTGCATGTCGTCGACGAGCTCGTCGGGGACCAGCGCCGCGGCGCGGTCCTTCTCGCCGCCGAGGTAGAGCCGCTGCACCTCGGCCGCGAGGTCGGCGTAGCCCATCCGCACGAAGACCTGGTTGTGGAAGTTGGCCTCCTGGGCGCCCATCCCGCCCATGTAGAGCGCGACCACCGGCTTCATGCCGTCGAGGACCTGCTGCTTCTCCTCGGCGCCGGAGACGATCTGGAGGTGGCAGGTGGCCGCGATCTCGAAGTCCTCCCGGGTACGCCGGGCGCCGGGGCGCGCGAAGCCCTCGTCGAGCCACGGCCGGTACATGCCCGCCGACTTCGGCGTGTAGAAGATCGGGATCCAGCCGTCGGCGATCTCGGCGGTCTGCGCGACGTTCTTGGGCCCCTCGGCGCCCAGCCAGACCGGGATGTCGGCACGCAGCGGGTGCACGATCGACTTCAGCGGCTTGCCCAGGCCGACGGCGCCCGGCCCGGCGTACGGCATCGGGTGGTGCGGCCCGTCGTTGGTGACCGGCGCCTCGCGGGCGAGCACCTGGCGGATGACGTCGACGACCTCCCGAGTGCGGGCCAGCGGCTTGGCGAACGGCTGGCCGTACCAGCCCTCCACGACCTGGGGCCCGCTCACGCCCATCCCGAGGATCACCCGGCCCCCGCTGAGGTGATCGAGCGTGAGCGCGTGCATCGCGATCGAGGTCGGCGTGCGGCCGGACATCTGCACGATCGAGGTGCCGAGCCGGATCCGGGAGGTCTCCCGCCCCCACCACGCCAGCGGGGTGAACGCGTCGGACCCCCAGGCCTCCGCCGTGAACACCGCGTCGAAGCCCGCGTCCTCGGCGGCGGCGACCAGCTCGCCGACGCCGTGGGGCGGCTGGGCGCCCCAATATCCGAGCTGCAGTCCAAGTTTCATGCCGACATCCCTTCGGAGACCCTTGTCACAACATAGAACGTGTTCTACTTTCAGGTCCATGTCTCGCACCCTCAGCGCGCCGGTGACGGTCGCCTTCGACTACACCCGCTCGACCGGACCCGTCCTCGGGCGGTTCCTGACCGGCCTGCGCGACGGGGTCGTGGTCGGCGGTCGCACCTCCGAGGGCCGGGTCGTCGTCCCGCCGCCGGAGTTCGACCCGGTCACCCACCAGCAGGTCACCGACTTCGTGGAGGTGGCCTCGACCGGGACCGTCACGTCCTGGACCTGGGTGCCCGAGCCGGTCGCGGGACAGCCCTTCGACCGCCCGTTCGCGTTCGCGCTGGTCACCCTCGAGGGTGCCGACGCGCCCCTCCTGCACGCGCTCGACGTCGCCTCCCCCGACCAGGTCAGCACCGGCATGCAGGTGCGGGTGCGCTGGGCCGAGGAGCGGGTCGGCGCGATCACCGACATCGTGTGCTTCGAGCCCGTCGCGGAGCTCGACGACGCCGACGCCGGCGCCGCGGCGTCCCAGCCGGGGACCGACCCGGTCACCAAGGTGATCACGCCGGTCGCGCTCGACTACCTCTACGCCGCGTCGCCGGAGGAGTCGGCGTTCTACCGCGGCCTCGCGGAGGGCCGGATCCTCGGCCAGCGCTGCCCCGCGTGCGGCAAGGTCTACGTCCCCCCGCGGAGC contains:
- the fadD8 gene encoding fatty-acid--CoA ligase FadD8, with protein sequence MTDEMRVGTHNGHLMAAALKRHRDKPVMHLGETTLTGGETAARVSQYIQAFESLGAGRGTAGALLALNRPEVLFIIGAGQTQGYRRTSLHPLGSLEDHAYVINDAEITTLTIDPVPMFVERALGLLERCPKLEKVLTIGPVPDELSHVGHDLNAAAAAYDPRPLEAVTLDPDHVVSITYTGGTTGKPKGVIGTTRAMSTMTQVQMGEWEWPESPRFLMCTPLSHAGAAFFVPIVLKGGCLYVLAKFDPAEVLRTIEEQKITATMLVPSMLYALMDHPDSHTRDLSSLETVYYGASAINPVRLKEAIDRFGPIFAQYYGQSEAPMVITYLAKQDHVTGDDRRLASCGRPSAFLRTALLDEEGNPVPVGEPGEICVAGPLLAGGYWNLPEATAETFRDGWMHTGDVAREDEDGFWYIVDRTKDMIVTGGFNVFPREVEDVVAEHPAVAQVGVIGTPHEKFGEAVTAIVVMREGEELTEGVVAEIQAMVKDRKGSVQAPKQVIAVDALPLTGLGKPDKKALRARFWTGDRSVG
- a CDS encoding TetR/AcrR family transcriptional regulator; this translates as MTEGPTRDAIAAAARQQFMAAGYAATSVRGVAAAAGIDPSLVIRHFGSKEQLFLETVEVDGPFAPALEGPFEGMGERLVALVLEDRMAGVLRTPYRAMIRASDSAPVRERLVAAMEATLARPLAARLTGPDAELRAHLVAAQVGGLLEALVILEDPVVLAADPAAVAALYGHALSTLLTPGPG
- a CDS encoding Zn-ribbon domain-containing OB-fold protein, which gives rise to MSRTLSAPVTVAFDYTRSTGPVLGRFLTGLRDGVVVGGRTSEGRVVVPPPEFDPVTHQQVTDFVEVASTGTVTSWTWVPEPVAGQPFDRPFAFALVTLEGADAPLLHALDVASPDQVSTGMQVRVRWAEERVGAITDIVCFEPVAELDDADAGAAASQPGTDPVTKVITPVALDYLYAASPEESAFYRGLAEGRILGQRCPACGKVYVPPRSACPVDGVATTEEVELSETGTVTTFCIVNVPFLGQRIKPPYVSAYVLLDGADIAVLHLILDIPADEVRMGMRVKAVWKPRDEWGTTIENISHFSPTGDPDADYDTYKHHL
- a CDS encoding LLM class F420-dependent oxidoreductase; translated protein: MKLGLQLGYWGAQPPHGVGELVAAAEDAGFDAVFTAEAWGSDAFTPLAWWGRETSRIRLGTSIVQMSGRTPTSIAMHALTLDHLSGGRVILGMGVSGPQVVEGWYGQPFAKPLARTREVVDVIRQVLAREAPVTNDGPHHPMPYAGPGAVGLGKPLKSIVHPLRADIPVWLGAEGPKNVAQTAEIADGWIPIFYTPKSAGMYRPWLDEGFARPGARRTREDFEIAATCHLQIVSGAEEKQQVLDGMKPVVALYMGGMGAQEANFHNQVFVRMGYADLAAEVQRLYLGGEKDRAAALVPDELVDDMHIVGTEGEVREKVAAWEETGVTTLMLSFRSPEDVRRVAELLA
- a CDS encoding aldo/keto reductase translates to MRTRTLGNDTVGRHEVGAIGLGLMTFDQTGTQPREQLADTVRAAVDAGVTLFDTADAYGPGEEKGAGAQGENERLIASLLDELGVRDRVLLATKGGHVRTDGGGWATDSTPAHLRAAVDASLERLGVEQIALWQHHRPDPDVPYDEVIGTLKEIADSGKVRMVGLSNADPDQIRAAHAVLGESLVSVQNQFSPAFRSSRPEIDVCEELGLAFLPWSPLGGLGSAKDLAEKHPAYAEVADAHGVSPQQVALAWELAQSPVVIPIPGAKRPQSILDSAAAADLELSAEEVARLDAG
- a CDS encoding CarD family transcriptional regulator, whose product is MTTSSAPKRRHLASSPFKPDPEPVIEEFAIGDHVSHDAYGVGRVVGLEAHAVTVDFGNQTVRVPSPFSKMTTL
- a CDS encoding DUF3592 domain-containing protein, which codes for MRILRSEFFRWLLLSLAVAAFGVVGILRVPSTDASTVGDVAGFGFRLDGQQCYLTVTYKVRGTSYRFQSPRGQEWCGYEPLYRRDGSVVVYYDSSDPGTATLTPRGATPMVAVVLGLVTAAACCVLRLGRPRRRTVLPHATTVTATTTR
- a CDS encoding amphi-Trp domain-containing protein; translation: MAKQDRDVEKIYATEEVVAKLRRLADALEQGTSFRIQIAGERVRVPARAEFSIEHEREDGEEEIEFQLTWSVDEADAEEADEGDEREVV